The genomic region CGCCCGCTCGCCGGATCGATCGCAAGCGATTCGCTGTCGCGATCCTCCTTGGTCCAGCCCCGCCCCGGCCCGGCGCCGAGCGCGCCCGTCTCGCTCGACACGACGCGCCCGCCGGCGATGCGCAGCCGCAGCCAGTTGCCCGCGTCGCTCAGCAGCGTGGCGCGCCCGTCCGTCAGCGCCAGCGCGGAAAAGCCGCCGAAGCCCGGCGCGGCGCTGTCGATCGTCACCACCGCGACCGGTTCCAGCCGCCCGATCCGCGCCGGCCAGCCGCCGTCGGGAACATAGCGATCGAGACGCACCACCGCGCCCGGCGCCAGCCGCACCAGCGGATCGATCCCGGCGAACCCGGGAACCAGCAACAGCGCGGCGGCGACGGAGAGCAATAGCGGATGGCGCATTCCTCCCGATAGCCGCGCGAACCCTGAACGGTCGATAACGGGCGCATTCAGGATCGGTTCGCGACGAATCGGGCAAACCGTCTCTCGTCGGAAGTGGAACCCCGCCTTCGACCGGAATTCGACGGGAGACGAAGATGTTCAAGAACCTTTCCCTGGCCGCCGTTGCCTTGTCCATCGGCGCGGCCGCGGTCGCCCCCACCGCCGCCGAGGCCCAGCGCTATTACGGCAACGGCTACAACAATGGCGGTTATTACGATCGCGGCTATTACGATCGCGGTTCCAACTATGATCGCGGTTACAACGCGCGCCGCTACGACAACCGCTATTATTACCGTGACCGGCGTTGCTCGAACGGCGGCACCGGCACGGTGATCGGCGCGATTGCCGGCGGGCTGCTCGGCCGCACGGTGGACACGCGCGGCGATCGGCTGGGCGGCACGCTGATCGGCGGCGTCGCCGGCGCGCTGGCGGGCCGGGCGATCGATAAGTCGGGCAACCCCGGTTACTGCCGCTGAGCGGCCACGGCTTTCCTCCTGTAGCGTAGCGAGGCTTCCCTCCGGTAGCGTAGCGAGGGCGCGGGCCCGTCTCCCCCCGGAGGCGGGCCCGTTGTCGTTTCCGGCGCGGCGCGTTATATCCCGCCGCATGAGCCGTGCGCCGCGATCTTCGCAGACTAGCACCACCCCCGGATTTCCGGGGGGCCTGTCGCGCGTCGGCTGACCCGCGATCAGGCGCCTTCCCGGAAACGGGGAGGACAAGCCGCCCGGCCTCCCCGTTTCCCGCCGCTTTCCCACGGGCGCCCCGATGTGCATAAGCGCGCCGGAACGACAGGACACGCCTTTACATGAACGACATGATCTCGATCTCGCTGCCCGACGGCTCGGTGCGCGCGATGCCGCTCGGCACCACGCCGGCGGACGTCGCCGCCGCGATCGGGCCGGGGCTGGCGAAGGCGGCGCTCGCCGCGCGGGTCGACGGCGAGCTGCGCGACCTCAACCGCCCGATCGAGCATGACGCCCGCCTCGCGCTCGTCACCGCGCGCGACGAGGCGGATGCGCTGGAGCTGGCGCGCCACGATTACGCGCATGTGCTGGCCGAGGCGGTGCAGGAACTGTTCCCCGGCACGCAGATCACCTTCGGCCCGGCGACGGACGACGGCTTCTATTACGACTTCGCGCCCAGGGACCGCCCCTTCACCGAGGAGGACCTGCCCGCGATCGAGGAGCGGATGCGCGCGATCATCCGCGCCGACAAGCCGCTGCGCCGCGAGGCATGGACGCGCGAGCAGCTCATCAGCCGCTGGAAGCAGCAGGGGGAGACGTTCAAGGCGGAATGGGCCGCCGAGCTGCCCGGCGACGAGGAGCTGACGGTCTATTGGTCCGGTGACGACTGGCTGGACATGTGCCGTGGGCCGCATCTGCCCTCGACGGGCAAGCTCGACCCGCAGGCGTTCAAGCTGACGCGGGTGTCGGGCGCCTACTGGCGCGGCGACCAGAACAACGCGATGCTCAGCCGCATCTACGGCACCGGCTGGCTCAACAAGAAGCAGCTCGACCGGCATCTGTTCCGGCTGGAGGAGGCCGCGAAGCGCGATCACCGCAAGCTCGGGCAGGAGATGGACCTGTTCCACCTCCAGGCCGAGGCGCACGGCAGCGTCTTCTGGCACCCCAAGGGCTATATCATCTGGCGTGAGCTGGAGGCGTACATGCGCCGGGCGATCGACGGCGCGGGCTATCGCGAGGTGAAGACGCCGCAGGTGATGGACGCGCGCCAGTGGGAGGCGTCCGGCCATTGGGGCAAATATCGCGAGAACATGTTCGTCATCCCCGACGAAGTGCCGAACACCGAGGACGAAGGCCCGATCGTCTCGGACAAGGCCGAATGGATGGCGCTCAAGCCGATGAACTGCCCGGCGCACGTCCTGATCTTCCGCCAGGGGATCAAATCGTACCGCGACCTGCCCCTGCGCCTCTACGAGAACGGCTGCTGCCACCGCAACGAGCCGCACGGCGCGCTACACGGGCTGATGCGCGTGCGCCAGTTCACGCAGGACGACGCGCACATCTTCTGCCGCGAGGATCAGATCGTCGACGAGGTGCAGGCGTTCTGCAACCTCGCCGACCGCATCTACAAGGATTTCGGCTTCCCCTATTCGATCAAGCTCGCGTTGCGCCCGGAGAAGCGCTTCGGCAGCGACGAGATGTGGGACATGGCGGAGAACGAGCTACGCGACGCGGTCGCCGCCGCCGGGCTCAACACGCCCGAATATGGCTGGGAGGAAATGCCCGGCGAGGGCGCCTTCTACGCGCCGAAGCTCGAATGGCATCTGACCGACGCGATCGGGCGGACGTGGCAGGTCGGCACGATCCAGTCGGACCGCGTGCTGCCCGAGCGGCTCGACGCGAGCTACATCGCCGAGGACGGCCAGCGCCACCGCCCGGTGATGCTGCATCGCGCGATCTTCGGTTCCTATGAACGCTTCATCGGCATCCTCGTCGAGCATTTCGCCGGCAAGCTGCCGCTGTGGCTCGCGCCGGTGCAGGCGGTGGTGGCGACGATCGTCTCCGACGCCGATGATTATGCCGTGCAGGTCGCCGCCGAGCTGCGCAAGGCCGGGCTGCGCGTCGAGACCGATCTGCGCAACGAGAAGATCAACTACAAGGTGCGCGAGCACAGCCTGGCGAAAGTGCCCAACCTGCTGGTGGTCGGCAAGCGCGAGGCGGATGAGGGCACCGTCGCGCTGCGTCCGCTGGGCGAGGGCGCGAAGCAGGAGGTGCTGACGCTCGCGGCGGCGATCGAGCGGCTGCAACGCGAGGCGACCGCGCCCGATCTCGCCTGACATTTCGTGTCCGTCGTGACACAGCCGCCGCTCGTCTTGGGCGGCGGCAGTTTCACATCTTCCGGTTTGCGCCGGGAAGCCCTATATCGCGCGCGATGAATCAGCAGGAGAAGCACCTATCCGTCCGCCCATGATGCGCCGTCCGATGCAGGCGCCGCCGATGAATGGCCCCCGTTTCAACGAGTGGATTCAAAGCCCCAAGGTCCGCGTGATCGACCATGAGGGCGAGAATCTCGGCGTGATGTACACGCGCGAGGCGATGGAACAGGCTCGTGAGGTAGGCCTCGACCTGGTCGAGGTGTCGCCCAACGCCGATCCGCCCGTGGCCAAGTTCCTCGATGTCGGCAAGTACAAGTACGAGGCGCAGAAGAAGGCCAACGCCGCCCGCAAGTCGCAGAAGACGCAGGAGATCAAGGAGATCAAGATGCGTCCGAACATCGACGACCATGATTACGACACCAAGATGAAGAAGGTGGTCGAATTCATCGGCGAAGGCGACAAGGTGAAGGTGACCATGCGCTTCCGCGGTCGCGAGCTTTCGCATGGCCAGCTCGGCATGGCGGTGCTCCAGCGCGTCGCCGAGCAGGTGGCGGAAGTCGCGAAGGTCGAGGCCTATCCGCGCATGGAAGGCCGCCAGATGCTGATGGTGCTCGCCCCCAAGTGAGCGACGAACGCCCCTTCCCGATGCGGGGAGGGGGCGTCAATCCAGCCCGATGATCGCGATCTGCCGTCCATAATCCGGCTCGCCGCG from Sphingomonas sp. CL5.1 harbors:
- a CDS encoding glycine zipper 2TM domain-containing protein, yielding MFKNLSLAAVALSIGAAAVAPTAAEAQRYYGNGYNNGGYYDRGYYDRGSNYDRGYNARRYDNRYYYRDRRCSNGGTGTVIGAIAGGLLGRTVDTRGDRLGGTLIGGVAGALAGRAIDKSGNPGYCR
- the infC gene encoding translation initiation factor IF-3 encodes the protein MMRRPMQAPPMNGPRFNEWIQSPKVRVIDHEGENLGVMYTREAMEQAREVGLDLVEVSPNADPPVAKFLDVGKYKYEAQKKANAARKSQKTQEIKEIKMRPNIDDHDYDTKMKKVVEFIGEGDKVKVTMRFRGRELSHGQLGMAVLQRVAEQVAEVAKVEAYPRMEGRQMLMVLAPK
- the thrS gene encoding threonine--tRNA ligase, encoding MNDMISISLPDGSVRAMPLGTTPADVAAAIGPGLAKAALAARVDGELRDLNRPIEHDARLALVTARDEADALELARHDYAHVLAEAVQELFPGTQITFGPATDDGFYYDFAPRDRPFTEEDLPAIEERMRAIIRADKPLRREAWTREQLISRWKQQGETFKAEWAAELPGDEELTVYWSGDDWLDMCRGPHLPSTGKLDPQAFKLTRVSGAYWRGDQNNAMLSRIYGTGWLNKKQLDRHLFRLEEAAKRDHRKLGQEMDLFHLQAEAHGSVFWHPKGYIIWRELEAYMRRAIDGAGYREVKTPQVMDARQWEASGHWGKYRENMFVIPDEVPNTEDEGPIVSDKAEWMALKPMNCPAHVLIFRQGIKSYRDLPLRLYENGCCHRNEPHGALHGLMRVRQFTQDDAHIFCREDQIVDEVQAFCNLADRIYKDFGFPYSIKLALRPEKRFGSDEMWDMAENELRDAVAAAGLNTPEYGWEEMPGEGAFYAPKLEWHLTDAIGRTWQVGTIQSDRVLPERLDASYIAEDGQRHRPVMLHRAIFGSYERFIGILVEHFAGKLPLWLAPVQAVVATIVSDADDYAVQVAAELRKAGLRVETDLRNEKINYKVREHSLAKVPNLLVVGKREADEGTVALRPLGEGAKQEVLTLAAAIERLQREATAPDLA